CGTCATTTTGGTTCACATGACGGATCTTCTTCATAGATAGATTTCAATTTCATTGTACTTtcgtcttattttatttttagctttTGCTTCTGTAATGCattttcaattcaataaaatagtTCAAATTTCATTTATGACTTTGCCTTATGCTTTCCATTTGTATTTACATTCAAAAAATTACTCTTCCTAAACAAGCATGTgcttacaaaaattaaaataattacacatAAATAAGCTACAATGATGGTCAAGAACCAAAAAAACTCTTTCATTCAATCTCAAAAgactctggtaatcgattacagcaagtttgtaatcgattacagcaagtttgtaatcgattaccagggaGTTTTTGCCCACTGAACATGCAGGTAATTGATTACAACCatggtgtaatcgattaccagagtcATTTTTGCCAACCCAAGGAGTTTTAGCCCACTAAACATGCTGGTAATCAATTATAACCatggtgtaatcgattaccagagtcATTTTTGCCTACAAAGGTGAAGTCGTGCCCCCTACACGACTTTAGCacgttgtaatcgattacgatgcttggtaatcaattacaacggcataaagttgtttttggggtgcacgacttcaacccTGGTAAGAGCTACagggtgaagtcgtgcaggggggcacgacttcttcattgGAAGTCGTCTGCGCTCCCACGACTTGTCTATTTtcgtatttcaaaattttttgcCTACTTCTATAATATCTCAGGCAAATTTGCCTAGTTTGGTacaaaaacctaaaatataaCAAATGCAGAAGTGATAGACATTAAACATACCTGTCCTTCACTAACAATAGGGCCTAGCCTGCAGCCTTCTTCCAAGGGATCtgaaattttgatgtttttggcCCATTTCACAAGTTTATCCACAAATTCTGTTGCTATACTTTCCTGAAACAGTAAAAATATCTTACTTGATCAATGTTCAAAACTCAGCTAATGTCGTTGCTACAAAGTTTGCAGAAAAATGCTACCACTATCAGAGTATATCTAAACCTTTCAATTTATGCAGTAAAATAAGAAATGTTAGCTAGAAATACTTGTTTGTGAGCAGGAAAATGTGTTAAAGATGAAATGGGCGAATCAAAATCTAACTATTGCACTTACATGCACGATAAGTCGAGATGTTGCACTGCAAATCTGACCATTTGTAAAGAAGCAGCCAAAGATTGTCCATTCAGCAGCTGTTTGAAtcaagaaaaatacaaaaataaatcttaGAAGGTGTATGACTCAATTTTCGATTCTGTAATCAGTTCTAGGCACCTAAAGTTTACTCATCTACAAGCAAACAATGAGTTTCACACGAAATATAGTTCCATAATGCAAGAAAACATAGGCTGTccataacaaaataaaaggCACGTACTCTTGTCAAGGTCAACATCCTCAAAAACAATGATTGGGCTTTTTCCACCAAGCTCTAGAGAAACAGGCTGCCAACAAGAAACCACAAATTTTATATCACATGATCTCacaaagaaaagagaatgaaatacgaaaagaaaaatcattttctttcaatatgCATGTTCCTTAGTCTTCTCTAGCTTTTAAAACAGAAGGACAACATGAATTGCACATAATTTGCAGATAACATTGTCACAAAATACCTTGGTCAGCTGTGCTGCAGCTGACATAATCTTGCTCCCAGTTAAAGAGCTTCCAGTAAAGGCAACctgttgaaaaattaaatatcagcCACAATTCAGCAGTAGCTCGCCAGCACTTTAACAATACTAGCAGGAAATAGAATTAGAATTTAATTCTGCTAATAACTATAAGTGGGTGAACCTTGTCTACATCAGGATGAGATGCCAAAGGAGCACCAGCATCATTTCCTAATCCAGTAACAACATTTAATACCCCTGGAGGAAGGTTCACTTCTCTGCATATTTCAGCCAGCTCCAAACATGTCCTAAAATTGCAAATGGTATGACAGCGTAAGATACcaacataacaaaaaaatcGAAGTTGCAATAGTTGATTTTAACATACACAGATGCCAATTCAGATGGCTTCAATATTGCAGCACAACCAGCAGCCAGAGCAGGAGCAACTTTCCATGTAGCCATTAAGAGAGGATAGTTCCTAGCACATAACATAAACCACATAATTTCATTAGCTATATTTCAGTTAGGGCCTCATTGAATAGGCAATCTATAAAGAATGTGTAAGCaagtaaattatattgaaaaaaatgcaTAACTAGTTAGTGAAGAAACATAAGCTAATCAAATACCATGGAGTAATTAATGCAACAACCCCAATGGGCTCCTTGAGAATATAACTCTTGAAAGTTTCCATAGGGAGGGATACAGGAGCCTTTTGCTTTGCATCCAACCCTTCTGCAAGCTCAGCATAGTAGTTAAAACAAGCAATAACATCATCCTACAAGATAGAATCACATATCCAAATAAGCAAAAAACTCATTGAAACATCAGTTACTGCTTTTTCAATGCAAATAAATGTCACCAATTACCAGGTCTGCCAGTGCTTCCTCTAGTGGTTTTCCGCTATCGATTGCTTCAAGCTTTCCCAGTTCATCCTTTTTCTCCGTTATCTTTGAGAAAGACACACAGTAAGGTGTCAACACATGCGCTTCTGAGTCAGTATCCACGACTTTTATTgaccaatttatttttaaacccGGAAGTCAGAGACTTTTATTTCTCAAAATACCCAGATGCGCAGTGTTGAACAACATCTTGATTATATCTAAGTAGTTTTgtgaaaattaaacaaatataatatatattatatgtttttttatattaatataacattCTGTTTATCTAGCAgccaatattaaaataaacttattcaacaaaaatgttaatttgGTTGTTGATGCAACTTGTAACTTCAATGCTTCCCCTCTCTGTTTACAAGTCTGAGAAATGAAAACAcatatttaatcgattaaagcaaAAGTTGAATTACAATTACAACCTTTGAAGCGATGGCTCGAAGATAACGAGCACGAACAGAACCAGAAGCTGATGACCAATCTCTGCCTTTGTTCCGGGACAAGGCTCTTTTAGCAGCATCGACAGCAAGGTCAATATCTTCCTTGGTACCGGCAGGGATATCGCCTGAACACCAAATACATCAAGCCACAACTTACAAACAGGAGAGCTTATTTAACTATGCGCGTGCCATGATCATAAACATTAAAACTCCCATGATGTTGGAAATGTTCAGACACAAGTAGTGATaaggagaaaaaagaaaagggaaccTATGATGTCTTCGGTCGCGGGATTGATGATCGGAATCCGGTTGTTGTGGACGGGGACTTTCCACTCTCCATCAATGAATAGTTGCCTACTGGGTACTGAGATGGCcattttgctttttcttttctttcttctcactCACTCTCTGCTATGTAATGTATTCTTCTCTTCAATAacatatgttatatatatacatataataagCGTTAAATATCTCTTAGACACACAAAATTGAATTCCTCCTGTCTTATCACATTGgtttcatacaataaaaaggaataaatataatataattattaaataaaaaaattgtatatcaCATGTGTTTTAAACATTACAAACTAATATTGAAACATGCAcgttttgaaaagtaaaaaatttattataattaagttaaaaagattatatttattatttttaaactttttttatcaaaatatattaaagttaaattttgtgtgaaagttaaattatagaaatatattaaCTCTGTATATAATAATAGGATTGAAACTGCATCTTGTTCTGGTTGATGACTCACCACAgttccttttcatttttattttttcttgttccTTTCGACTTTTGCTTCTTTGTCGGTACCAAAAATTTCATTGACTTCGTACTATCTGCTATTGGTTAGGTTTGGCTTCATTTTACTGTTTGGAAACATGTTGTTTCCACGTTCTGACGTTTAGAGTCACACATCTTAGAACAAACAGCAACGAGATCTTGGAAGCTTGTAATAGTTACTTGTATCTTGTAGTTCATTAATGAAATTGGGCATAACTGTACCTGTCATAATTCTATTCATAATTGACATCCCTcgataaaagataataattatgattattataatGTAACCATAAGAGTGCAAAAGAgcattatgattattttagatTATGTGTAGAGGTTGTTGATTGTGAATGGCATTATGATTGGCCTACAATAACAAAGAACTACGTTAGGTGATACGAGTGCCCAACAAAATCACCGTCACGTTGTCAGACAATTAATTGAAAGTTGCGTGTGTATATAACATCTCATCTCTCATAACGTGCCATAACTTTTGCACAACTTCTAAAGTTAATTAAACACGGAAGCTAAAATCTGCAATGCAAAATGTTTATAAAGCTATTCTATGTGTAGTGTGCATGTTGTGTCGCTTTCGTTGCACATTCATTGGTATCCACATgttgtaaattattttagttttataataatgttttaaattataatttaagttgCAATATATAGGGCActgagaaaataataaaatacattcagatttgaaagaaatattttttaagttattagaAATATTGCGTCAAATCGTCATATAACTAGTCTTTTGAGTTATGTGTTACGTggatatgtttttattatttatttttaaatagaaataaaaaagttaggTTTGATGAGCGAATTTGTTCAGCTCATTTATTTTGATCATTCCGTTtgatgagtttttttattttattaatttggttATTCAGTATAGTTTGATAAAACCAATCAGTTTGTCTATTTCAAACATTTCGACCATTCCATCAGTTCATCCATCTCATCTAATTTGACTATCTCGTCACTCCGTCCATTTAATTCAACTCGTTAATTTGTTTATCCTGTCAGTTCGTAcatcatagacatctcattCCGTCAGTTCATCCCGATCATTCCACCAATCTCAGTCATCCAATCAGTTTGGCCCATGCATTCCTTCCCTTTCATCCCGCTCATCCTCATCATTCTCGCCATAACATCAGCTCAACCATCACGTCAATCATGGCCATGAAGGTCAGCTCAACCAAATCAGTCATGACGACCATCCAATCAGTCTAATCCATTCCATCAATCTTAGTCAACATGCCCGTCCAACCTATCCCCTAACATGTGGAGTGaagttttttataattgtatttcattttcttaagtTATTTTCAATTGGGTGCTTAGCTTTGCTAAATTTGTgactatttttcaaacttcatGAGCTTTgtcaatataaaaaagtaaaactacTACAAGGAGATGTTGAAGATGTTTCTGTTGCCACTTAATAGTTCAAGTTTTGCCTCTCAAGACATTGATTCCCCAATTCTTGTCGTCAACGCCTGAGTGGCTAAAAGGGTTGTTAATGTTTGAGGGACTAATTCCCCTATGATCAAGGTTGCTCCTTTGAAGACAATTCTCGTAACCAAATATGATCGATGAGACGAggacaaaataaaagaaagttgcAACGTCATGGCAAAAAATCCTCTTCAACTCGATCTCCCAAACAAATTCATCAGGGTGATGGTGGGACCTCGACTCCCTTAGTTGGGGGAATTTTGGGAACCGAGCTCCGACTTGGTGATAAGATTTATTTCAACCTTAATGGTGTTGAGAAATAAATGTACAAGGGCATATATCAATTAGAGGTTGTTGATGGCCTAACCGAGTTGAGTGTTTGGGTTGCATTATTGAGTCGAAAGGTGATCCCTAAGGTAGACCCATTAGTTGTTTCTTGTTGGGGGAGGAGTTTGCTGAGTTACATAAGGATTTGGAAGTTTCCTTGAAGGCCAAATCTACCTTAGCTCCTAGGTGAAGGATGTCGTTGATGTTCATGATGGTTCCTTGGTTTCCATCTTATGCTTTCATCTCTTCCTCATGTTTCCTCCTCAAAGCCTTCATTGGATCCATGTTGCTTTCCACCTTTTCTACTACTACGTTGCTTGTCATGTTCCTTGTGATTACCATGAGAATAGAAAAGTGCTTGATCATGTCTatggtgggcgccaaaatgtttcttcAAGACCGGTCGAGCACATACTCTACGTTTCAGTCTTCAAATGATGTAAATCTTTAGTCTTTAGTCTTGTCGACCGTCTAAACTGCTTAGGGTGTACTTGTAGAAACTCTAATGCTTAAGTCAGTATGTGTCCAAGTACATTTTGTATTGAATGTTGTAATTAATTGAACCTAACCACCTTACTCTTGGATCTTGTATTTATACTACTTATAATGTGCCTTTATTTATCACTAACCTAATTGTGACCTAATCATTCTTTAATGTTGTTTATGGAGTTGATTTGTGATCTATCTTGGTTAAATCATacttaagttaattaattattttgaattgtcaaTTGTGTTCGACCAATCAATCATTCCTATCATGGACGATGCACCAGAATAATCGACCTTATGTTGGTCAATTGTCTTATAATGTTTGACCAGAAggttcatactttacaattataataaaaaataatgtgattTGTTAAAATTCTCTTGTATcgattaaatagtttttaattttggatggttaatatatgtttatataatctagatttaaagttttaatatttttaaaattataatatttttatttaataaaactcaTATGAGTATATTATTTGTTGGAAAGTTTGAAGAATTAAGGTGGTAAAGTAGTGTTCAATCAAAATAAACTTGAAaataatatgaagaaaaaaaggaatgaaagaaaaataattaaaactggGATTATGAGTAGCAAAACGGTTCATCAACCTATTTTTACTTGACCTGTCAAAAACAAGTCAGATTGAGCTTGTCTACTAAAGGAAAATGAGTTAAATTTTGTAACTTAAGCTACGAAAGGGTAGGCTGGTCCgctactttttattttttgatttgaaaatgtgtagagttttttagttttttgtttttaaaatttgtttatatgtatataaataaataaatattaaaattatatttaatcatacaaatattttttaatattttaattgattaatatttttaattggataattaaaataattattatatttacatgttaaattACTCTTATAATTAATAACTAGTTTATAAGTGTTAATGACTTAAGTTATATACTATTGCATATTTTCATCTAAAGGAATTAATATACAATGATCAAtctctaaaattatattttattttaatttttaattaaaaaagggTCAACGACTAGATTTTCCCGCCTGAATTTTGGCCCACCAAAATTGACAGACTTAAAATAACAACTGGCCCATCCCGTTTTTGGCAGGTTGGGTGGGCCGTGACCCACTTTGCCAACCCTAATTGGGATTGTCTTTATTAAGAAGACTACGATTGGTTATAAGAAAGGAAAGGGATGAGCACATAACattgaagaggaagaaaatacaacaacaaaaaggaAATGTTATAGATGTAACATGTGCTTAACACACCTACAACTACCCTGTCACACCCTATACCTTCATCACACAGACTTTGTCTTTTTCTCATTCTTCAACACcaagaattataaattattaatagtaattaaacctatatatatatatatatatttttttttttcatcttaaaacatgaatttatttatttgtgttgaCATTGTTTTCTCACTCGTagatatttctattttttcatgTTGGCCAATATTGCCACTCATAATCTCTTGTGGTTCCTCATAATTTCACTCAAAATCTCTACCACGCAATTAGATTGAACTGGTAGAATGAATTACACCCAATTAAGGGAATTTCTTCATGCACCACATAATTTCAAATTGCACCCCATGGAATAATGAAATGATTCATTTGTCTTTATCTTCTCCATTGCTTCTTCTTACACTAGTTGTATACCCCCTATGAATGAAGTTCCATCCCCGTGACAGCTTCTCATTCTGCAAGTGTAATTTCTCTCACAAATTTCATCAAAACCAACAAATTCTTTTTCCAATCACTTCTCCTTCATACTGAAACAATGTATTcgaaatatatcttttattttatattttaaaatgaacaacaaaattgtgttttaaattatacgttctaagatataaaaatatttattaaatgtgagATTAATCCGTATCCAAATTACACATCTAAAACTGAAACTGAAATTGAAAAATTCTAAATCATAAAGTAATAGTAAACCCTAACCTAAATCACACGACACAAGTCTTTACCTAATCTCTATGGTGAACACCGTATCATCTTACTTACCTTCACTAGATAAACTACATTTCCTTTACAAATAATCTCGTTTTGTACTGAAAATAATACAAGACGAAATTTCCATATTAATAATACTTCCTTAGCAACTATGTTGGACTGACTAATATTAAGCTATTTCGAGTATTCGCATGTTATCTCCTATGAACTATACCAAATCCCAATTGATTCAATTCATATTCATTTCTAACGAATGTAAACTTGTATTTTAAAAACAGCAagcaatataatttatttataaaatcaagCGCAATCGTGACATTAAAATGTATAGATGACATCTTTATTATGATTAACttatattaactaaattaaaacgcataattatatcataaattCTACGCATTACAATTCATGactaaacaattaaattaatatgattCACAGAAATTGTAAATCAAAAGTAATTTACGTATTCAATTTGagtattttgatttaattatatgaatcaACGTAACTTCTTCCAAAATACTgtcaattgaaaataaaatcagtGGATTCATGACAACCTTGTGGTCAAAGGAAGTATGAGAAGACTGGTAGAAGAGGATGTTTGAtctgaaaacaagaaaaagcaGGAATTTGAAGGTTGTGAACAATAGCAGGAACGTTAGGAGTGGAATTGAAGCGAAAGGGAGAAAgaatattaacataaaaaagaataaaagattgATTATTCAGAAAAGTATACAATCCAACGAATCCAGCAAACCCAAAACAGAAGAAAGATGATATCTATATCCATCAATGGTACAAAGTAAACCCATGTTTACCCAATCTAATAATATCTCAGcaataaggaaataaaaaaaaacatgtacaagGAACGAAAATTAATGTTTCTGGGTGGTTTTGTGGTACTTGGTCTTTATCCATTGGAGGCCAACGGAGGTACCCTCCTTCAGCTTCTTGACGCCATTCGATGCCACTGCCTTCGTCTTCCCGAGAGCGTTGTTGTTGCTTTTCTTCTTAGATTCGTTGGACCCACTGATTGGATCAGGCCCGTTATCCCACTGGTCGGCCCAAGATGATTCATAGGAAGCCATTTCTTGAAGGAGCAGAGAGTTGAGAGGTATGGTTTGGTTTTGAGAATGGAGAAATTGTGAAGGCTTGAATGCGTTTTTATAGGAGGAGTTGAAGTTCTAGAAGTTGGAAAAAAAGAATCGACCGAGTCGTAAAGCAAGGATTATGCTTATGTTTTCAAGTGGACTTTCGCACACGAAACCGCATATGCAAGAAAACTCGTTTTCCCATTGGTTCTCCGCTGGAACCTTCTGGAAACCGTGGATTTGTCTGAATGTGTGCTATCTATCTACTTCGTGTTACGACGCGTGCGCTTACGGATCAGTGCAACCGGGCGCTTTTTTTAATCTCTCTAACACGTGTTTCCAAAAGtactttttatattactaaaaatttatgaaaaaaaaaattgaggtgTACAATATATTTCTGACTTGTCAATTGATACTGGAACGGtaaatcttaataaaatagttaGAATTTTTCACATTAAGTTGAATGGTTAAAAGTATATTAATGTCAACTATTAAGATAAACCCCCATCAAAAAATCATTATGGTTAAAGgaattaattaagattttttacATTGGAAGACCTTTAACAAATATAACAGatgaatagaaattaaatttaaagataaaaaagtgaataattGTATGTTGGAAAAGAGACGATTTGAAATAGGTTGATGTTCATCATAAGGTTCGAGCCTATACTTCTTTTAATCTTATGATAACGATAAAAAACATGACGAGTAATATAGTTGTGGACGAAATATCTAACAACCAAATGAACCCTGTAGAGATGATAAAGAATTTGTAGAAACAAATAGATGGTATGCAGCGtaaatattatgaataatcGAGAAACCTCCATATTAAAACCTAGCTATGTGGAACAAAGTGTTAGGAACCCTTTGTCTTATACATCAACTCTTCTAATATCAACCAAACAATACGATGAACTTGACTAAATTGTTCAAAATTACAGTTTCGAGACAAGTAAGAATCACTCGTTCGTTAGGATAAGAAACATGATCAAAATTCTCCTATTCAATATAAGAATTATGGaaatgccttatcattttaataaatttgaattaataaaaagtatataatatgaGTGCCCGATCAGTCATGAACTGAGCGGTCAATAAGCCTATGAGTCTCGCATGAGCCGATCGGTGAACTAATTGTAGAGttaacacaaaaaataattacaataaccCTACCTTATATCATTACCGTTTGAGTCATAATTAGGCCAACACTAATAAGAAGTTCATcctaaaatctataaatataaacatttagGTAGTTGGTTACTTTTACTAAACATTTATTGCAAGCACTTTCAGACAAATATTAACTTTAGTATTGAATGCTTCCAAAATATAATCATCGATTCAATTCAAGATTCGAGATAGAACTTTGATTTGAATTCGAAAATTAGAATCCCTTGTTAAAATAAACTTGACATCAACTCAtaatccaaaaaaataaaataatggaaagtcaaaatttatcatttcaatatgtttgaattaataaaaaGGTATACATATTGCATAACATAAAGGTGAAACGATATGGTTGGCGTGTGGTTTAGTGGGATTCCTAGCACCACCTTGGACTAGTTGCACTTTTATTGATTCCGCGGTTCATGAATGGAAGGTGATGTGAAAGAGCTGAAGAGAGGATTATTTGAGTGAGCTATGGGAAAAGTTTATGCTTTCCTAGCTTTCTTTTATTCAAAACCAAAAGCCGACtttcgagaaaaaaaaaaagaagtaaagttTATCTGCACTTATTAAGTTTGTTCTTAAGATAcgttcattttttaaaaaattattcaaatttacaCAACCACatatatgtattttcttttccactgtaagtaattaatataattcaaaaaattattaaatataaataaatagtcatttaaaatgataaaattataatataattattttaattttaaaaaatggttaaatttaagtaaacaattatttaagagataaaaaaaattaatttataaaaataagattacaaaaACATTTATACAGAAAAAGAGAGAATGCTGTTTATTGATAGCATAaataaactcatatatatatatatatatatatatatatatatatatatatatatatatatatatttattgtttaaatgttTACAGTTCGGTTATCAAAAAATTGCGAATAATAATTGTCAAgttttctttcattgtttttttaaaattagattagGATTTAATTTTACGAGAACTGGATTCCGCGTTTTAAATTCTACTTATTACAAATCTAGAAACTTTCAAAtaaattcttaataattttttataatttattaagttttcaTATATTTGAAACTTTTCAACTGAGTAACTGTTAATTGTTGCTTTTGTTAACTAGTTGATGTAACTATCAATGAGgtggtgattttttttatctcatgaGCTTGCTTATCTTTTGCcatgtataattttataatattataattttgtaattttataattttcaaaaattttaacattgaaatattttgatgataaaaaatttaaattataaataaaattttggattaaatatgtttttaatttttcaactcTATAATGTGATTTTAGATTTAGTCTTTCTCTCAAACTTGGATATACTCTGATTCTTGTTTTCAACAAAACCATAATTTTTCCACCAAGACCTAAAACCTTAGACCCTCTCTCACAATCACCACCACCTCCGCTTCTCTTTATCCTCAATTAGGAAGATCAGttcttttctccctctctcCGCCACCGAACctcctctctcttctctctcctcctCCCACC
This Vigna angularis cultivar LongXiaoDou No.4 chromosome 4, ASM1680809v1, whole genome shotgun sequence DNA region includes the following protein-coding sequences:
- the LOC108329855 gene encoding aminoaldehyde dehydrogenase 1, peroxisomal, with protein sequence MAISVPSRQLFIDGEWKVPVHNNRIPIINPATEDIIGDIPAGTKEDIDLAVDAAKRALSRNKGRDWSSASGSVRARYLRAIASKITEKKDELGKLEAIDSGKPLEEALADLDDVIACFNYYAELAEGLDAKQKAPVSLPMETFKSYILKEPIGVVALITPWNYPLLMATWKVAPALAAGCAAILKPSELASVTCLELAEICREVNLPPGVLNVVTGLGNDAGAPLASHPDVDKVAFTGSSLTGSKIMSAAAQLTKPVSLELGGKSPIIVFEDVDLDKTAEWTIFGCFFTNGQICSATSRLIVHESIATEFVDKLVKWAKNIKISDPLEEGCRLGPIVSEGQYKKVLNFISTAKSEGATILTGGSRPKHLKRGYFVEPTIISDVTTSMQIWREEVFGPVLSVKTFSTEEEAIELANDTQYGLGSAVMSKDLERCERISQAIKAGIVWINCAQPSFIQAPWGGIKRSGFGRELGEWGLENYLSVKQVTKYISDEQWGWYQSPSKL